The sequence GCGAGAAAGCTGACCAGGCGATTGTGGAGCTGACGCAGGAACTTCAGGCCGCGCATCACCGCATCGAAGCCTTGAAAGCGACGGAAGCTGACTATCTGCAATTGGAGGTCGACTACCGCAACCAGCAGACTGCCTATGACCGGCTCCTGCAGCGGCAGAACAGCCTAGAAGAGACGGAGCAGATCAACCACTGGTTGATGAAGCGCTGCGTCGCGCACGTCGAACAGCAAAGCGAGGTGCAGTGAGATGACCATGATGATGATGGGTCTGATGGTTGCCCTCAGCGTAACCCTGATTGTTACGTCTGCCCTGTATATGACGAAGATTGGAAACCTGCAGGCAAAAGTGAGTGAACTGCAGCATGAGGCTCTTCAGCACGAAACACGGAGCGAGTGGCAGATGGAGCGCTTTGAAAGCCAGCTGGAGCGCCGGGATCTCCGTATTGAGGCGTTCGAAAAGACTTACGAAAACCCCGTTCTCGCGGAAGTGCACCGCAAGCTCGCCAAGCAGACGGAAAAAGGTCTGAAGAAATACGGGCATACCGTGCGACCGGAGCAGTATCGGGACGACCAGTGGCTGCTTCACCTGCAAGAAGAATTGATTGATGCCGCGGCATATGCGGAATCACTGATGCAGAAACGGAATAAGCAGGAATGACTGACGCGCCGATCTACCTGTCCATCGACGAATGGAACCAGCTGCTCGGCATCAATGACAGCTATAAAGCCCCGGATGCCCTCTGGCGTATCCTCAAAGATAAACAGCGTCGGGAAAACCTGTTCCGCGAAACGCTCGAACTGCATCGGTACCAAGTCGATGTGGACTGGTTCCACCAATATTTCCAGGAAGAACACGCCCAGCGGAAAAAGTACGGGCAGGACTTTACCCCAAACAGCGTCAGCACGCTGCTGGCTCGAATCGTCAATCCAGACGGTGAAGATGGAAACTACTACGAGCCGTCTGCCGGCTCCGGGGGCATCGTGATCCGCAAGTGGGACGAAGACCGCTGTCAGCACACACCGTTCAGCTACCGTCCGTCGATGTACCTGTACCGGCTGGACGAATTGAGCGACCGAGCAGTGCCGTTCCTGCTGTTCAACACGATGCTGCGCGGAATGAATGCGGTGATTGTGCACGGCGATGTGCTCACGAAAGAAACGAAAGCTGTCTATTTTGT comes from Sporosarcina trichiuri and encodes:
- a CDS encoding N-6 DNA methylase; protein product: MTDAPIYLSIDEWNQLLGINDSYKAPDALWRILKDKQRRENLFRETLELHRYQVDVDWFHQYFQEEHAQRKKYGQDFTPNSVSTLLARIVNPDGEDGNYYEPSAGSGGIVIRKWDEDRCQHTPFSYRPSMYLYRLDELSDRAVPFLLFNTMLRGMNAVIVHGDVLTKETKAVYFVQNDADDHLQFSNLYRMPVNQATADHLDIVWADGAIYEEIDTPGEWPAHVTGAMQALQKRSGE